In Nocardia asteroides, the following proteins share a genomic window:
- a CDS encoding glycosyltransferase, with protein sequence MRALLAFTGSRGDAQPGILLARELLARGHSVTLALSPNLVGFATAHGVPAVAFGRDSAELLRTQHADRRFRSLSPRQRWHAVLDLQRRGVAEAVRDLLALAPGHDVLVTGMAGEEAAEKAARRVGLPLAAVHFFPIHPNRSVPVLPTAWGARIPGALNRRIWSGLRWARDAALAEPLAEFGIVEHPLPNRVSIQAYDIELFPGLAAELPARHPVTGFAVDTAGFLGGPADPALTAWLDAGAAPIYVGFGSMAVDDPAELVRMLRTACGRRGRRLLLAAGWAGIEPELSDQVAIVDQVDHATVFPRCVAAVHHGGAGTTAAALRAGVPQVICAVQADQPYWGRALDRLGLAGTLRAADLDADRLSVLLDRVADPNVVARAAAYAARFPGAGVALAADEVEALVPLSFPTAELDHAGRPQ encoded by the coding sequence ATGCGCGCACTGCTGGCCTTCACCGGGAGCCGCGGGGATGCCCAACCGGGCATCCTGCTGGCCCGCGAGCTGCTGGCTCGCGGGCACTCGGTGACGCTCGCCCTGTCCCCCAATCTGGTCGGATTCGCCACCGCGCACGGCGTCCCCGCCGTCGCCTTCGGCCGCGACAGCGCCGAGTTGCTGCGCACCCAGCACGCCGACCGGCGCTTCCGCAGCCTGAGCCCCCGGCAGCGCTGGCACGCCGTGCTGGATCTGCAGCGACGCGGGGTGGCCGAGGCGGTGCGCGATCTGCTCGCGCTGGCACCCGGTCACGACGTGCTGGTGACCGGGATGGCGGGCGAGGAGGCGGCCGAGAAGGCCGCCCGGCGGGTCGGTCTGCCGCTGGCCGCGGTGCATTTCTTCCCCATCCATCCGAACCGGTCCGTCCCCGTGCTGCCCACCGCGTGGGGCGCGCGGATCCCCGGTGCGCTCAACCGGCGGATCTGGTCGGGTCTGCGCTGGGCGCGCGACGCCGCCCTGGCCGAACCGCTGGCCGAGTTCGGGATCGTGGAACACCCGCTGCCGAACCGGGTGTCGATCCAGGCCTACGACATCGAGCTGTTCCCCGGCCTCGCGGCGGAACTGCCCGCCCGGCACCCGGTCACCGGCTTCGCCGTCGACACCGCCGGATTCCTGGGCGGCCCAGCCGATCCCGCGCTGACGGCGTGGCTGGACGCGGGCGCAGCGCCGATCTATGTGGGGTTCGGGTCGATGGCCGTCGACGATCCGGCCGAGCTGGTGCGCATGCTGCGCACCGCCTGCGGTCGGCGCGGCAGGCGGCTGCTGCTGGCCGCGGGCTGGGCAGGCATCGAACCGGAGCTGTCGGACCAGGTCGCGATCGTCGACCAGGTCGACCACGCCACGGTGTTCCCACGCTGCGTCGCCGCGGTCCACCACGGCGGCGCCGGGACCACCGCGGCCGCGCTGCGCGCCGGTGTGCCGCAGGTGATCTGCGCGGTCCAGGCCGACCAGCCCTACTGGGGCCGCGCCCTGGACCGGCTCGGCCTGGCGGGCACCCTGCGCGCGGCCGACCTCGACGCCGACCGGCTCAGCGTCCTGCTGGACCGGGTCGCCGACCCGAATGTGGTGGCGCGCGCGGCCGCCTACGCGGCCCGCTTCCCCGGCGCCGGTGTCGCACTGGCCGCCGACGAGGTGGAAGCCCTTGTCCCCCTGTCGTTCCCGACCGCCGAACTCGACCATGCCGGGAGGCCGCAGTGA
- a CDS encoding condensation domain-containing protein codes for MEYTHLSEFQIRSGALSLWTPELAADAWYDDERPLASVHSQYLGFLDPEDPRPGRGRWIGTVFEMDAPLHPQDWARTLELWHDRHEGFRTTVAPTGDGDYHRKSTAPGTVRVTASEVPGLTDGDRINEFLCDTLEERLSALVWPHLLVATVAHDTDDFTVLVAADHSVLDAYSQAVLILELRTLYTAVRTGGEIRDSATFGSAADYAAIERAAAEELTPDSPAVAVWREFVGEPGSPMPRFAEGLVADLDGEHAQPSVSRTLLTLDQLEEVEAALDRIKHRLSVTVFAALAAASREVFGEDRFRTIMPIATRPDLTWLESMGWFVNVVPVDITLPAGADMAAALDITRLALKRAHVCNDASWGRSLAMAGALEGPTFGASFLDIRMLPDYELVADLRGRTLRAVSYSTDEVYFWCVRGPEGLYVSTRYPAGLPAEVMDRFLTEFARAIYAVTTIAAPVADAPVADTASAALSAG; via the coding sequence ATGGAATACACGCATCTCTCCGAATTCCAGATCCGTTCCGGCGCACTGTCCCTGTGGACCCCCGAACTCGCCGCCGACGCGTGGTACGACGACGAACGCCCCCTCGCCAGCGTCCACTCCCAGTACCTCGGATTTCTCGATCCGGAGGATCCCCGCCCCGGCCGCGGCCGCTGGATCGGCACCGTCTTCGAGATGGACGCGCCCCTGCACCCGCAGGACTGGGCCAGGACCCTCGAGCTGTGGCACGACCGGCACGAGGGCTTCCGCACCACCGTCGCTCCGACCGGCGACGGCGACTACCACCGCAAGAGCACCGCCCCCGGCACCGTCCGGGTCACCGCGAGCGAGGTCCCCGGTCTCACCGACGGTGACCGGATCAACGAATTCCTCTGCGACACACTCGAAGAGCGGCTCTCGGCGCTCGTGTGGCCGCACCTGCTCGTCGCCACCGTCGCCCACGACACCGACGACTTCACCGTGCTGGTGGCCGCCGACCACTCCGTGCTCGACGCCTACTCCCAGGCTGTGCTGATCCTCGAACTGCGCACCCTCTACACCGCGGTCCGCACCGGCGGGGAGATCCGCGACTCGGCCACTTTCGGCAGCGCCGCCGACTACGCCGCCATCGAGCGGGCCGCCGCCGAGGAACTCACCCCCGACTCCCCCGCCGTCGCGGTGTGGCGCGAGTTCGTCGGCGAACCCGGTTCGCCCATGCCGCGATTCGCCGAGGGCCTGGTGGCCGACCTCGACGGCGAGCACGCCCAGCCCAGCGTCTCGCGCACCCTGCTCACCCTCGACCAGCTCGAGGAGGTCGAGGCCGCGCTGGACCGGATCAAGCACCGCCTCTCGGTCACCGTCTTCGCCGCCCTGGCCGCGGCCTCGCGAGAGGTGTTCGGCGAGGACCGGTTCCGCACGATCATGCCGATCGCGACCCGGCCCGACCTGACCTGGCTCGAGTCGATGGGCTGGTTCGTCAACGTCGTCCCGGTCGACATCACCCTGCCCGCGGGCGCCGACATGGCCGCCGCGCTCGACATCACCCGGCTCGCGCTCAAGCGCGCCCACGTCTGCAACGACGCCTCCTGGGGCCGGTCGCTGGCCATGGCGGGCGCGCTCGAAGGTCCCACCTTCGGCGCCTCGTTCCTCGACATCCGGATGCTGCCGGACTACGAACTGGTCGCCGACCTGCGCGGACGCACCCTGCGCGCGGTGTCGTACTCCACCGACGAGGTGTACTTCTGGTGCGTGCGCGGGCCCGAGGGACTGTATGTGTCCACCCGGTACCCGGCCGGGCTGCCCGCCGAGGTGATGGATCGCTTCCTCACCGAATTCGCCAGGGCCATCTACGCGGTCACCACCATCGCGGCTCCGGTCGCGGACGCCCCGGTCGCCGACACCGCCTCGGCAGCGCTGAGCGCGGGCTGA
- a CDS encoding glycoside hydrolase family 43 protein — translation MAMTVGRRSALALLAGLPLLAAGPARARPALGVGVDPGRVPVRYTMTAFRADSDTTLAVYESFDGTTFSVVNEDAYTPPTGLVRDPSVLRHTDGRYYLTYTIAGDARAIGLARSTDRITWTPMAPVPMLVPGRLDGAWAPEWYTDAAGRVGIVVSLTGGYGFAPHLLIPLDESLSLWSPPVPLLGLGPAAPGSLGQIDTTLVRRDGRVYAFVKNEDTKLIELAVADHPLGPYRFLATGDWAGWGGPREGQSVVPLPGGGHRIYLDAYTEGRYLYSDSTDGFRTWTPPAELPGLSGRVRHGTVLPEYEPLAAR, via the coding sequence ATGGCGATGACGGTGGGTCGCAGATCCGCGCTGGCCCTGCTGGCCGGGCTCCCGCTGCTGGCAGCGGGCCCCGCGCGCGCCCGCCCGGCCCTCGGCGTAGGCGTGGACCCGGGCCGGGTTCCCGTGCGCTACACGATGACGGCGTTCCGCGCCGACAGCGACACCACCCTGGCGGTCTACGAATCTTTCGACGGCACCACCTTCTCCGTCGTGAACGAGGACGCGTACACGCCGCCGACCGGCCTGGTGCGCGATCCCAGCGTCCTGCGGCACACCGACGGCCGCTACTACCTCACCTACACGATCGCCGGGGACGCCAGGGCGATCGGCCTGGCTCGCAGCACCGACCGGATCACCTGGACCCCGATGGCGCCGGTGCCGATGCTGGTGCCGGGCAGGCTGGACGGCGCGTGGGCGCCCGAGTGGTACACCGATGCCGCGGGCCGGGTGGGTATCGTCGTCTCGCTCACCGGCGGATACGGCTTCGCCCCGCATCTATTGATCCCACTCGACGAGAGCCTGTCGCTGTGGTCGCCTCCGGTTCCGCTGCTCGGGCTCGGCCCGGCGGCGCCGGGGTCGCTCGGCCAGATCGACACCACCCTGGTCCGGCGGGACGGCCGGGTGTACGCCTTCGTCAAGAACGAGGACACCAAACTGATCGAGCTCGCCGTCGCCGACCACCCGCTGGGTCCGTACCGATTCCTGGCCACCGGCGACTGGGCGGGCTGGGGTGGACCGCGCGAGGGTCAGTCGGTGGTTCCGCTGCCCGGCGGCGGGCACCGGATCTATCTCGACGCTTATACCGAAGGTCGCTATCTCTACAGCGACAGCACCGACGGATTCCGCACCTGGACGCCGCCTGCGGAGCTGCCAGGACTGTCCGGCCGGGTCAGGCACGGCACCGTCCTGCCCGAGTACGAGCCGCTCGCGGCGCGATAA
- a CDS encoding TVP38/TMEM64 family protein: MSRLIRSPRLLLALAGIAALFVVATMVPLPGPQQIRDWAGGAGPLLPVLFFLFYALVAVAPVPRTVLTVTSGVLFGPVLGSVIALGATGVSATLALLAVRAVGRERVAEHLNHPAVRAIDARLAQRGWLAVAALRMIPMAPFSIVNYCCGLSSVRVLPYLAATVLGSAPGTISTVILAGSLAGHTNPVAVTVSAVCLSLGLLGLAVDAKLPVRDTAPAAEPEPAPARG, encoded by the coding sequence GTGTCCCGACTGATCCGTTCCCCGCGCCTGCTCCTGGCTCTGGCGGGGATCGCCGCGCTGTTCGTGGTGGCGACGATGGTGCCGCTGCCCGGCCCGCAGCAGATCCGGGATTGGGCCGGTGGCGCCGGGCCGCTGCTGCCGGTGCTGTTCTTCCTGTTCTACGCGCTCGTCGCCGTGGCGCCGGTGCCGCGCACCGTGCTGACGGTGACCAGCGGGGTGCTGTTCGGTCCGGTGCTCGGTTCGGTCATCGCGCTCGGGGCGACGGGGGTCAGCGCGACGCTGGCCCTGCTCGCGGTGCGGGCGGTGGGGCGCGAGCGCGTGGCCGAGCACCTGAACCATCCGGCGGTCCGCGCGATCGATGCCCGGCTGGCCCAGCGGGGCTGGCTGGCGGTGGCCGCGCTGCGGATGATCCCGATGGCGCCGTTCTCGATCGTCAACTACTGCTGTGGCCTGTCGTCGGTGCGGGTGCTGCCCTACCTGGCCGCAACCGTGCTCGGCTCGGCGCCGGGCACCATCTCGACGGTGATCCTGGCCGGGTCGCTCGCGGGCCACACCAACCCGGTGGCGGTGACGGTCTCGGCGGTGTGCCTGTCGCTGGGTCTGCTCGGGCTCGCCGTGGACGCCAAACTGCCGGTGCGCGACACCGCGCCCGCCGCCGAACCGGAACCGGCGCCCGCCCGCGGCTGA
- a CDS encoding methylmalonyl-CoA mutase family protein translates to MPIGSESGAGLAPDPVPEYAAWRKGVAGVLAKARRVEASELPAEPEHLLDETTYDGLTVAPLYTRRDELPEQPLPGAFPFVRGGSATRDPQRGWFVAAAVGSADAEATNRTILTWLENGVSAVSLTVGADGVAVADIPLALRGLLFELAPLRLAAGAEVEAATDQVFAQLDGYELAEPAQIQVGLGAAPLTSAFAGTTDLDIERAVALAARAIARPETVRAITVDGTAFHNAGAADAQELGASVAAGLAYLRALTAAGVDIADAFGQLEFRFAATDDQFATIVKFRAARRLWARVAQVCGAPAFGAAPQHAVTSAAMMTQRDPWVNLLRTTLAAFGAGVGGADSVTVLPFDSALPAGELGVSQSFSDRMARNIQLLLLEESRLGHVQDPAAGSWYVDALTDELAAKAWEFMQEIEAAGGYPAALAAGLVAERIAATAATRAADVAHRKTAVTGVNEFPNLAETPLSEQARAEVAVTRYGAAFEALRNRSDAHLAATGARPKALIVPLGPVAEHNARTIFTANVLASGGIESVNPGPLTVEAIAAAAAESGAPIAVLCGADKRYGEEAGAAVDALRAAGVGTVLLAGPEKSVAQYSGTQRPDGYLTLRIDAVAVLSQLLEKVGA, encoded by the coding sequence ATGCCGATTGGTTCAGAGTCCGGGGCGGGGCTCGCACCGGATCCGGTGCCCGAGTACGCCGCGTGGCGCAAGGGTGTGGCGGGCGTGCTGGCCAAAGCGCGACGGGTCGAGGCTTCCGAGCTGCCGGCGGAGCCGGAGCATCTGCTCGACGAGACCACCTACGACGGCCTGACCGTCGCACCGCTCTACACCCGCCGCGACGAGCTGCCCGAGCAGCCGCTGCCGGGCGCGTTCCCGTTCGTGCGCGGTGGCAGCGCCACCCGTGATCCGCAGCGCGGCTGGTTCGTCGCCGCCGCCGTGGGCTCGGCCGACGCCGAGGCCACCAACCGGACCATCCTGACCTGGCTGGAGAACGGCGTCAGTGCCGTCTCGCTCACGGTGGGCGCCGACGGCGTCGCCGTCGCCGACATCCCTCTCGCGCTGCGCGGGCTGCTGTTCGAGCTGGCCCCGCTGCGCCTGGCCGCCGGCGCCGAGGTCGAAGCCGCCACCGACCAGGTCTTCGCGCAGCTGGACGGCTACGAGCTCGCCGAGCCGGCGCAGATCCAGGTCGGCCTCGGTGCCGCCCCGCTGACCAGCGCGTTCGCCGGCACCACCGACCTCGACATCGAGCGGGCCGTCGCCCTGGCCGCCCGCGCGATCGCCCGCCCGGAGACCGTGCGCGCGATCACCGTGGACGGCACCGCCTTCCACAACGCCGGCGCCGCCGACGCCCAGGAGCTCGGCGCGTCCGTCGCGGCCGGCCTGGCTTACCTGCGCGCGCTGACCGCCGCCGGTGTCGATATCGCCGACGCCTTCGGCCAGCTCGAGTTCCGCTTCGCGGCCACCGACGACCAGTTCGCCACCATCGTGAAATTCCGTGCGGCCCGGCGCCTGTGGGCCCGGGTGGCGCAGGTGTGCGGCGCGCCCGCCTTCGGTGCCGCCCCGCAGCACGCGGTCACCTCCGCGGCGATGATGACCCAGCGCGACCCGTGGGTGAACCTGCTGCGCACCACCCTGGCCGCCTTCGGCGCCGGTGTCGGAGGCGCCGACTCGGTCACCGTGCTGCCGTTCGACTCCGCGCTGCCCGCCGGGGAACTCGGTGTGTCGCAGTCGTTCTCGGACCGCATGGCCCGCAACATCCAGCTGCTGCTGCTGGAGGAGTCGCGCCTGGGACACGTGCAGGACCCGGCCGCCGGCTCCTGGTACGTCGACGCGCTCACCGACGAACTCGCGGCCAAGGCCTGGGAGTTCATGCAGGAGATCGAGGCCGCGGGCGGATACCCCGCCGCGCTGGCCGCGGGCCTGGTCGCCGAGCGGATCGCCGCGACGGCCGCCACCCGCGCCGCCGACGTCGCGCACCGCAAGACCGCGGTCACCGGCGTCAACGAATTCCCCAACCTGGCCGAGACCCCGCTCTCCGAGCAGGCCCGCGCCGAGGTCGCCGTCACCCGCTACGGCGCCGCGTTCGAAGCGCTGCGCAACCGCTCCGACGCGCACCTCGCGGCCACCGGCGCCCGGCCCAAGGCCCTGATCGTGCCGCTGGGCCCGGTCGCCGAACACAACGCGCGCACCATCTTCACCGCCAACGTCCTGGCCTCCGGCGGGATCGAGTCGGTCAACCCCGGCCCGCTCACCGTCGAGGCCATCGCCGCGGCCGCCGCCGAGTCCGGCGCGCCGATCGCGGTGCTGTGCGGTGCGGACAAGCGCTACGGCGAGGAGGCCGGCGCCGCGGTCGACGCGCTGCGCGCCGCCGGGGTCGGCACGGTCCTGCTGGCCGGTCCCGAGAAGTCGGTCGCGCAGTACAGCGGTACACAGCGTCCCGACGGGTACCTGACCCTGCGCATCGACGCGGTCGCGGTCCTGTCGCAGCTGCTGGAGAAGGTGGGAGCCTGA
- the scpA gene encoding methylmalonyl-CoA mutase — protein sequence MTTSDIEHRIGSFAEVPLTEHAPEAAAVDDAQVREFVAEAAAANHTTADQLTWATPEGIDVPPVFTKADRDAVVAQGYPLDTVPGVAPFLRGPYPTMYVNQPWTIRQYAGFSTAADSNAFYRRNLQAGQKGLSVAFDLATHRGYDSDHPRVQGDVGMAGVAIDSILDMRQLFDQIPLDQVSVSMTMNGAVLPILALYVVAAEEQGVTPAQLAGTIQNDILKEFMVRNTYIYPPKPSMRIISDIFAYTSAEMPKFNSISISGYHIQEAGATADLELAYTLADGVEYIKAGIAAGMDVDKFAPRLSFFWAIGMNFFMEVAKLRAGRLLWSELVSKFEPKSAKSLSLRTHSQTSGWSLTAQDAYNNVARTCIEAMAATQGHTQSLHTNALDEALALPTDFSARIARNTQLLIQQESNTTRPIDPWGGSYYVEWLTHQLAERARAHIAEVEAHGGMAQAISEGIPKLRIEEAAARTQARIDTGQQPVIGVNKYQVEEDHEVEVLKVENSRVRAEQIEKLERLRAERDSAAVEAALANLTRAAASTEGGMDNNLLALAIDAARAKATVGEISDALEKVYGRHQAEIRTLSGVYRDEAGKASNIGAAIALVEEFAEAEGRRPRILVAKMGQDGHDRGQKVIATAFADLGMDVDVGPLFQTPEEVARQAADNDVHIVGVSSLAAGHLTLVPALRQALADVGRPDIMVIVGGVIPPGDFDELYEAGAAAIFPPGTVIADAAIDLLKKLGASLGHEIGGGTAE from the coding sequence ATGACCACATCCGATATCGAGCACCGGATCGGCAGTTTCGCCGAGGTCCCGCTCACCGAGCACGCCCCCGAGGCCGCCGCGGTCGACGACGCGCAGGTGCGGGAGTTCGTGGCCGAGGCGGCCGCGGCCAACCACACCACCGCCGACCAGCTCACCTGGGCGACGCCCGAGGGCATCGACGTGCCGCCGGTGTTCACCAAGGCCGACCGCGACGCCGTTGTCGCCCAGGGCTATCCGCTCGACACCGTGCCCGGTGTCGCGCCGTTCCTGCGCGGTCCCTACCCGACCATGTACGTCAACCAGCCGTGGACCATCCGCCAGTACGCGGGCTTCTCCACCGCCGCTGACTCCAACGCCTTCTACCGCCGCAACCTGCAGGCGGGTCAGAAGGGTCTGTCGGTCGCCTTCGACCTGGCGACCCACCGTGGCTACGACTCCGACCACCCGCGAGTGCAGGGTGACGTCGGCATGGCGGGCGTGGCGATCGACTCGATCCTGGACATGCGCCAGCTCTTCGACCAGATCCCGCTGGATCAGGTGTCGGTGTCGATGACCATGAACGGCGCGGTGCTGCCGATCCTGGCGCTCTACGTCGTCGCCGCCGAAGAGCAGGGCGTCACGCCCGCGCAGCTGGCCGGAACCATTCAGAACGACATTCTGAAGGAGTTCATGGTCCGCAACACCTACATCTACCCGCCCAAGCCCTCGATGCGGATCATCTCCGACATCTTCGCCTACACCAGCGCCGAGATGCCGAAGTTCAACTCGATCTCCATCTCCGGCTACCACATCCAGGAAGCCGGAGCCACCGCCGACCTGGAGCTGGCCTACACCCTGGCCGACGGCGTGGAGTACATCAAGGCCGGTATCGCCGCGGGCATGGACGTCGACAAGTTCGCCCCGCGCCTGTCGTTCTTCTGGGCCATCGGCATGAACTTCTTCATGGAGGTCGCGAAGCTGCGCGCGGGCCGGCTGCTGTGGAGCGAGCTGGTCTCGAAGTTCGAGCCCAAGAGCGCGAAATCGCTGTCGCTGCGCACCCATTCGCAGACCTCGGGCTGGTCGCTCACCGCGCAGGACGCCTACAACAATGTGGCGCGCACCTGCATCGAGGCGATGGCCGCCACCCAGGGCCACACCCAGTCGCTGCACACCAATGCCCTCGACGAGGCGCTCGCGCTGCCGACGGACTTCTCCGCCCGCATCGCCCGCAACACCCAGCTGCTGATCCAGCAGGAGTCCAACACCACTCGTCCGATCGACCCGTGGGGCGGCTCGTACTACGTGGAGTGGCTCACCCACCAGCTCGCCGAACGTGCCCGCGCGCACATCGCCGAGGTGGAGGCGCACGGCGGTATGGCGCAAGCGATCTCGGAAGGCATTCCGAAGCTGCGTATCGAAGAGGCCGCCGCCCGCACCCAGGCGCGCATCGACACCGGCCAGCAGCCGGTGATCGGCGTCAACAAGTACCAGGTCGAAGAGGACCACGAGGTCGAGGTTCTCAAGGTCGAGAACTCGCGGGTGCGCGCCGAGCAGATCGAGAAGCTGGAACGCCTGCGCGCCGAACGCGATTCGGCCGCCGTCGAGGCCGCGCTGGCCAACCTGACCCGCGCCGCCGCCTCGACCGAGGGCGGCATGGACAACAACCTGCTCGCCCTGGCCATCGACGCCGCCCGCGCCAAGGCCACCGTCGGTGAGATCTCCGACGCACTGGAGAAGGTCTACGGCCGCCATCAGGCCGAGATCCGTACGCTCTCCGGTGTGTACCGTGACGAAGCAGGCAAGGCTTCCAACATCGGCGCGGCCATCGCGCTCGTCGAGGAGTTCGCCGAGGCCGAGGGCCGCCGCCCGCGCATCCTGGTCGCCAAGATGGGCCAGGACGGCCACGACCGCGGCCAGAAGGTGATCGCCACCGCGTTCGCCGACCTGGGCATGGACGTCGACGTGGGCCCGCTGTTCCAGACCCCCGAAGAGGTGGCGCGCCAGGCGGCCGACAACGACGTGCACATCGTCGGTGTCTCCTCGCTGGCCGCGGGTCACCTCACGCTGGTGCCCGCCCTGCGGCAGGCACTGGCCGATGTCGGTCGTCCCGACATCATGGTCATCGTCGGCGGCGTCATCCCGCCCGGTGACTTCGACGAGCTGTACGAGGCGGGCGCCGCGGCGATCTTCCCGCCCGGTACCGTCATCGCCGACGCGGCCATCGATCTGCTGAAGAAGCTGGGCGCCTCGCTCGGCCACGAGATCGGCGGCGGCACAGCCGAATGA
- the meaB gene encoding methylmalonyl Co-A mutase-associated GTPase MeaB, translating to MSDAAHGAGGAAAHPRLGTTAGVGAPRNDGRTVARAPRPIDVGELAEGIRAGQRAALARAITLVESTRADHRELAQQLLLALGSEPGTVVSNRVGITGVPGVGKSTFIDALGMYLLGKGHRVAVLAVDPSSTRTGGSILGDKTRMARLSLEADAFIRPSPTAGTLGGVAKATRETIVLLEAAGYDVILVETVGVGQSEVTVANMVDVFCFLTLARTGDQLQGIKKGVLELAELVAVNKADGKHEMEAKSAARELSGALRLIHPHDALWRPPVLTMSGLEGQGLDKFWDTVLEHRRVLTDAGEFAEKRRRQQVDWTWTMVHDQILRRLADNPSVRSVRAEVESAVRDGTLTPALAAERILRAFDA from the coding sequence ATGAGCGACGCCGCACACGGAGCCGGGGGAGCCGCGGCGCACCCCCGGCTCGGCACCACCGCCGGCGTCGGCGCACCGCGCAACGACGGGCGTACCGTCGCCCGGGCGCCGCGCCCGATCGACGTCGGCGAGCTGGCCGAGGGCATCAGGGCCGGGCAGCGGGCCGCGCTGGCCCGGGCCATCACCCTGGTGGAGTCGACCCGCGCCGACCACCGGGAACTGGCGCAGCAGCTGCTGCTGGCACTGGGATCCGAGCCGGGCACCGTGGTGTCCAACCGGGTCGGGATCACCGGCGTCCCCGGTGTCGGCAAGTCGACCTTCATCGACGCGCTGGGCATGTACCTGCTCGGCAAGGGGCATCGGGTGGCGGTGCTGGCCGTGGATCCGTCCTCGACCCGCACCGGCGGCTCGATCCTGGGCGACAAGACCCGCATGGCGCGCCTGTCGCTGGAAGCCGACGCGTTCATCCGGCCCTCGCCGACGGCGGGCACCCTCGGCGGCGTCGCCAAGGCCACTCGCGAGACCATCGTGCTGCTGGAAGCCGCGGGCTACGACGTGATCCTGGTGGAGACCGTCGGCGTCGGCCAGTCCGAGGTGACCGTCGCCAACATGGTCGACGTGTTCTGTTTCCTCACCCTCGCCCGCACCGGTGACCAGTTGCAGGGCATCAAGAAGGGTGTGCTGGAGCTGGCCGAACTGGTCGCGGTGAACAAGGCCGACGGCAAGCACGAGATGGAGGCCAAGTCGGCCGCGCGGGAACTGTCGGGTGCGCTGCGCCTGATCCACCCGCACGACGCGCTCTGGCGTCCGCCGGTGCTCACCATGAGCGGCCTGGAAGGCCAGGGCCTCGACAAGTTCTGGGACACCGTGCTCGAGCACCGCCGCGTCCTCACCGACGCGGGCGAGTTCGCCGAGAAGCGCCGCCGCCAGCAGGTCGACTGGACCTGGACCATGGTGCACGACCAGATCCTGCGCCGTCTCGCCGACAACCCGTCGGTGAGATCCGTGCGCGCCGAGGTCGAATCGGCCGTGCGCGACGGCACCCTCACCCCGGCGCTGGCCGCCGAGCGGATTCTGCGCGCTTTCGACGCCTGA
- a CDS encoding ArsR/SmtB family transcription factor yields MPKYSGDEPAGGLDSVFRAVADPTRRAIVERLARGPASVSDLAAPFEVALPTIVGHLKALEAGQIVSSAKIGRVRTYQLAPGAFGSAIDWLRQQRPSAERQIDRLTALLVESANNQEGERP; encoded by the coding sequence GTGCCTAAGTATTCGGGTGATGAGCCGGCCGGTGGACTCGACAGCGTCTTCCGTGCCGTCGCCGATCCGACGCGGCGCGCCATCGTCGAGCGGCTGGCCCGCGGACCGGCCTCGGTCTCGGACCTCGCCGCGCCGTTCGAGGTCGCGCTGCCGACGATCGTCGGGCACCTGAAGGCGCTCGAGGCCGGGCAGATCGTGAGCTCGGCCAAGATCGGGCGCGTGCGCACCTATCAGCTGGCGCCGGGGGCCTTCGGGTCCGCGATCGACTGGCTGCGGCAGCAGCGCCCATCGGCCGAGCGTCAGATCGACCGGCTCACCGCACTACTCGTGGAATCAGCGAACAACCAAGAGGGAGAACGACCATGA
- a CDS encoding SRPBCC domain-containing protein produces the protein MTDTATRSINHAQFTIEREVPVAPAVAFQAFADPAIKSKWFGGEEGWELTEASADFRVGGIEINEGIFQETVTSRFVATYTDIVDNERLVYTYDMWLNGAHISTSVATWEFEPTSTGTKLTLVEFGAHLDGHDTGAQREEGTRELVAALGKYLESVA, from the coding sequence ATGACCGACACCGCTACCCGCTCCATCAACCACGCCCAGTTCACCATCGAGCGCGAGGTACCCGTGGCGCCCGCGGTGGCGTTCCAGGCCTTCGCCGATCCCGCGATCAAGAGCAAGTGGTTCGGCGGCGAAGAGGGCTGGGAGCTGACCGAGGCCTCCGCCGACTTCCGCGTCGGCGGTATCGAGATCAACGAAGGCATCTTCCAGGAGACGGTGACCTCGCGATTCGTGGCCACCTACACCGACATCGTCGACAACGAGCGCCTCGTCTACACCTACGACATGTGGCTGAACGGCGCCCACATCTCCACCTCGGTCGCCACCTGGGAATTCGAGCCGACCAGCACCGGCACCAAACTCACCCTCGTCGAGTTCGGCGCCCACCTCGACGGCCACGACACCGGCGCCCAGCGCGAAGAGGGCACTCGCGAACTGGTCGCCGCGCTGGGCAAGTACCTCGAGTCCGTCGCCTAG